GGCCGAGGTAGTGCAACACCTCCGGAATCACCTCGGTGGGCGAGTCGAGAAAGGCCACGCCGCACTGCTTGAGCCGGGCGAGGTTGTCGGGGTTGAACACCAGGTCCCAGGAGTCCAGCGGGGCGTTCTCGCCGAGGATGGCCTTCACCTTGTCGACGTTGTAGGCGATGCCGTTGGTGCCCCACATATAGGGCATCACGTACTGGTTGCCCGGGTCCTTGGCGGCCAGCACCTTGAGCAACGCCGGGTTCAGGTTCTGCCAGTTGGGCAGCTTGCTCCTGTCCAGGGGCTGGAACACACCGGCCTTGAGGTAGTTGGGCAGGAAGCTGTCGCTGGGCACCACCAGGTCGTAACCCGAGTTGCCGGACAGCAGCTTGGCCTCCAGCACCTCGTTGCTGTCGTAGACGTCGTACTGCGGACGCACGCCGGAGGCGGCCTCGAAGTCCTTGAGGGTGGTCGGGCCTATGTAGTCGAACCAGTTGTAGATGCGCACCACCGGCTCGGCGACGGCGCTCAGCGAGGCGCCCAGCAGGGCCCCCGCCAGTAGGATGCGGGCCTTCATCGGGCCGCCCCTTCGAAGCCTTGCAGCACGTTCACCGCATTGACGCCGATGGCTTCCACCGCATAGCCGCCTTCCATGATGAACAGGGTGGGCAGGCCGAGGACGGCGATGCGCTGGCCCATGCGCAGGTAGTCCGGGGAGTCCAGCTTGAACTGGGAAATCGGATCGTCCTTGTAGGTGTCCACGCCCAGGGAGATCACCAGCGCATCCGGCGCGTAGTCGGCGATCTTGCGGCAGGCGTCCTCCAGCGCGGCGGACCAGCCATCCCAGCCCGTGCCGTGGGGCAGCGGATAGTTGAAGTTGAAGCCCTCACCCGCCCCTTCGCCGCGCTCGTCGGCATGGCCGAGGAAGTAGGGATACTCCACCAGCGGGTCGCCGTGGATGGAGGCGAACAGCACGTCATCGCGGTTGTAGAACAGCTCCTGGGTGCCGTTGCCGTGGTGGTAGTCCACGTCGAGGATGGCCACGCGCCTGGCGCCCTGGTCGAGGAAGGCCTGGGTGACGATGGCGGCGTTGTTGAGGAAGCAGTAGCCGCCCATGAAGTCGCTGCCCGCGTGGTGGCCCGGCGGACGGCAGAGGCCGAAGGCCATGTTGGCGCCCTGGCGCATGTGGTCCTGGGCGGTCAGCGCCACCTGGGCGGAGCTGTAGATGGCCTGCCAGGTGCCGGCGGTGATGGGCGCCTCGGTGTCGAAGCTGTAATGGCCCAGCTCGCCCATCAGCGCGGTGGGGATGGGACCGTCGCGACGCAGGCGGCGGCCCGGGAAGGTGGTGGAGACCAGGTCGCCGCTATGGCCTTCGGCGGCCCAACGCGCCCAGGCCCCCTTGAGGAACTCCACGTAGCGCCGATCGTGTACCCGCAGGATGGGCTCCAGGCCGAAATCCCGGGGTGCGATGACCTCGCCGAGGTTCTGCTGGCGTACCCGCGCCAGCACGGTGTCGGCGCGGCTGGGCATCTCGAAGCAGGGCTGGAGCTTGCCATCGACCAGTTCGGACTGGCCGAAGTGGAGGCGGTGATCGTCGCTGTAGACGGTGAGCATGATGGGTACCTCGACGGGTCTTGTTATTGGTGGACCGATTCTGGGACGCCCACGCCGTCTTGCGCAGTGGTGGGAACGGCCAATAGGAGATCGAAATGGCCAATTTATCTGGCCGATCAACCCCTCTCGCTTTGTACGATGGGTAGAGCTTGCGAACCCCCTCGTCGGCGGCTGATGGGTTTCGCTTCGCTCTACCCATCCTACAGAGGGCTCGGGAGCGATCCGAAGAATCCGACCCGGCAACCGCATTGCCGTCCTACAGGAGGCTTGGGCAGCATCCGGCCTCGTTGCGACCACGGTCGTGACCTGGGCTGGAACCCCAGAGGTACAGAGTACGGTTAGCCATGCAGGTCGACGGCGAACTATCGTTCCCAGTTTTCCTGGCAGTCATGGCGGACTGTGCGAGGCGGGCATGTGCCCGGCCGGTTTCTGTACCCGGTGGTTCCAACCTTGCACAGTCCGCCACCCTTCCCCGCTGTACCCCGGTGGCGGTTCCTCCAGGCTCTAGAGGGAACTGCACCATGAGCACCCACTACTACGAAACCCGCCATTTCTTCCGTCACGGCCGCCTGCTGCGCGCCACCCTGATCGGCCATGAACCCTGGTTCGCCGCCCGCGACCTGGCACGGCTGCTGGGCATCTCCGCCAATGTGCGGCTCTACGAGGGCCTGGACCCGGACCAGTGGCGCAACGGCCTGATCAAATGCGGCCGCGGCATGGTCAGCGAGGAGCTGATGCTGAGCGAATCCGGCTGCTACGACCTGATGATCCGGCGTTTCTACCACCCGGAAAACCGCAACCTGCGCCGCTGGATAACCCAGGAACTGATTCCCAGCCTGCGCGCGCGCCAGGCGGCCTGAGGCCAGAGCATCGGTGAGTAGATGGCGCCGCCTGGGACAGGGCGATACGCCTGGGTGCGCCACGCGCACCCGCTCTCCTCAACCCCGGAAATGACTGGGCGGCTGGCCGCTCCAGCGCTGGAAGGCGTGGCGCAGGCTGGCGGTCTCGCTGAAGCCGAGTTCCTCGGCGATGCGGTAGATGGGGATGTCGCCCTGCTGAAGCATTTCCTTGGCGCGGGTGAAGCGCAGCTCGTCCAGCAACTGCTGGTAGCTGGTCTGCTGCTGCGCCAGGTGCCGGCGCAGGCTGCGGGAGGAGCAGTTCATCTGCCGCGCCAGCTCCTCCAGCCCCGGCGGGTCCTGCAGGCGTGCCGCGAGCAGGCCGCGCACCCGCTCCAGCCAGGCACGGCGGGCGGCGAACTCGACGTTCTGGCGCCGGCACTGTTCGAGCATTTCCTTGTGGGTCACCGGGTCGGCCAGGGGCAGGCGCCGGGACAGCCAGTCAGCGTCGAAACCGATGGCGCTGCGAGCGGCGCCGAAGGTCACCGGGCAGCCGAAGCCCTTGGCGTAGGGCCGCGCCATGCCGGTGAGGGCGGGATAGTCCAGCTGCACCGCGCGCAATGGCAGGGCCTGGCCCAGCAGGTCGGCGAAGATCACCTTCAGGGACCCCAGGCACAGCTCGGTATTGAAGGCGCGCAACCCGGCATCCTCGTTGTAGCCGGTGGCGCTGAGCCAGACGGTATCGCCTTCCTGCTCCAGCGCCAGGCGGAAGTAGGTGCCCAGCAGCACCGGGTAGCTCAGGCCGATGCGCAGCGCCTCGCCGAAGGTGGGCGCCGAG
This genomic window from Pseudomonas furukawaii contains:
- a CDS encoding BRO-N domain-containing protein; this translates as MSTHYYETRHFFRHGRLLRATLIGHEPWFAARDLARLLGISANVRLYEGLDPDQWRNGLIKCGRGMVSEELMLSESGCYDLMIRRFYHPENRNLRRWITQELIPSLRARQAA
- a CDS encoding extracellular solute-binding protein; this encodes MKARILLAGALLGASLSAVAEPVVRIYNWFDYIGPTTLKDFEAASGVRPQYDVYDSNEVLEAKLLSGNSGYDLVVPSDSFLPNYLKAGVFQPLDRSKLPNWQNLNPALLKVLAAKDPGNQYVMPYMWGTNGIAYNVDKVKAILGENAPLDSWDLVFNPDNLARLKQCGVAFLDSPTEVIPEVLHYLGLSPNSRNPEDYKKAEALLVKLRPHVSYFSSSKFVTDLANGDVCVAIAWSGGAMQAAARAREAGNGVKVEYRIPREGTAAWFDVLAIPKDAKNLDEAHAFLNYLLQPEVVAPISDHVAYANPNQAADKLISAELRDNPNVYPTPEVQARLFSVEMLPPKIERIRTRTWTKIKTGT
- a CDS encoding AraC family transcriptional regulator; its protein translation is MVEHVFSRATWLNSLHMSALTVALLREADIPASEVLAGTGISEQDLLELQRLVSPEQEQLVYANAVRLAPRPALGLILGLRTRISAYGLLGYAMLSAPTFGEALRIGLSYPVLLGTYFRLALEQEGDTVWLSATGYNEDAGLRAFNTELCLGSLKVIFADLLGQALPLRAVQLDYPALTGMARPYAKGFGCPVTFGAARSAIGFDADWLSRRLPLADPVTHKEMLEQCRRQNVEFAARRAWLERVRGLLAARLQDPPGLEELARQMNCSSRSLRRHLAQQQTSYQQLLDELRFTRAKEMLQQGDIPIYRIAEELGFSETASLRHAFQRWSGQPPSHFRG
- a CDS encoding histone deacetylase family protein, which encodes MLTVYSDDHRLHFGQSELVDGKLQPCFEMPSRADTVLARVRQQNLGEVIAPRDFGLEPILRVHDRRYVEFLKGAWARWAAEGHSGDLVSTTFPGRRLRRDGPIPTALMGELGHYSFDTEAPITAGTWQAIYSSAQVALTAQDHMRQGANMAFGLCRPPGHHAGSDFMGGYCFLNNAAIVTQAFLDQGARRVAILDVDYHHGNGTQELFYNRDDVLFASIHGDPLVEYPYFLGHADERGEGAGEGFNFNYPLPHGTGWDGWSAALEDACRKIADYAPDALVISLGVDTYKDDPISQFKLDSPDYLRMGQRIAVLGLPTLFIMEGGYAVEAIGVNAVNVLQGFEGAAR